One stretch of Hevea brasiliensis isolate MT/VB/25A 57/8 chromosome 12, ASM3005281v1, whole genome shotgun sequence DNA includes these proteins:
- the LOC110671166 gene encoding WUSCHEL-related homeobox 4, with protein sequence MGSMKVHQLARGFWEHEPSLSLGCKRLRPLAPKLANTDSVASFDLKSFIRPESGPRKLGSSDEKKDSHQVETHPGGTRWNPTQEQIGILEMLYRGGMRTPNAQQIEQITAQLGRYGKIEGKNVFYWFQNHKARERQKQKRNSLGLSHSPRTPGTITSISLDSRGEVERDEDSPYKRKCRSWAFECLELEEIRSCREEGDRTLELFPLHPEGR encoded by the exons ATGGGAAGCATGAAGGTGCATCAGTTGGCACGTGGATTCTGGGAGCACgaaccctctctctctcttggtTGCAAGCGTCTTCGCCCTCTTGCTCCCAAGCTGGCCAACACAGATAGTGTTGCCTCTTTCGATCTCAAGAGCTTCATTAGACCCGAAAGTGGCCCTAGAAAACTTGGATCCTCTGACGAGAAGAAAGATTCACATCAG GTGGAGACACACCCAGGAGGGACCCGGTGGAACCCGACACAAGAACAGATAGGTATACTGGAGATGCTGTATAGAGGAGGAATGAGAACTCCCAATGCCCAACAAATAGAACAAATCACGGCACAGCTAGGCAGATATGGCAAGATCGAAGGAAAGAACGTGTTTTACTGGTTCCAAAACCACAAAGCCCGCGAAAGGCAAAAGCAGAAGCGCAACAGCCTTGGTCTAAGCCATAGTCCGAGAACCCCAGGCACCATCACCTCTATATCTTTGGATTCGAGG GGAGAAGTTGAGAGAGACGAAGACAGTCCATACAAGAGAAAGTGCAGGAGCTGGGCATTTGAGTGCCTAGAATTAGAAGAAATAAGGTCATGTAGAGAGGAAGGAGATAGAACTCTGGAGCTTTTCCCATTGCACCCGGAAGGCAGATGA